The stretch of DNA gtttgtttgtttgattaattaacgtcctattaacagatatggtcatgtaaggacggcctcccatgtatgcggtgtgttgcatgtatgttgtgcgaggtgcgtgttttgggagactgcagtatgtttgtgttgtgtcttcttgtatagtggaactgttgcccttttttagtgctatttcactgaaggatgctgccgaagacaccaagcaacacaccccacccggtcacattatactgacaacgggcgaaccagtcgtctaaCTCCAAAATTTTACTTGTATGAATATGATACATCTCAAAATTTGTGGAATACAAGATCCTTGCTTTTGTTCTTAAGATTTATAGCAGTATTTACAATTTTGACATAAATTTACTTGTGATTTTTACCAGTTAAAGAACTGAACATCATTGCTAAAATACAATGAGGAAGTCTCAGTAATCGACTTTTAAGACGAGTCCAGAACACcaatttttaaagatatttaagGCCTAATTTATCCCATAGGAAAATAAATGAGTTCGCAACTCCTCAATTCTAGTCCCATAAACCATCAGTTGTTGACATACATGCATACTAGTCAATTTGACAAATGTTTCAGTTTATGCTTCCCTTTAAAGTAACTTACCCTTCTTCTCCTCGGCTGCGGGGGCGCTGGCTGCTCCTCCAGCTGCTGGTCCACCAGATCCAGCGGAGTTGCCAATATTCGTGATTAGGTCACGCACATTAACACCATCAAGAGCCTTGGCAAAAAGACCTAGTGGATATAATAACAggctatataatatatatataaaagttgACACATAGTAACTTTGTAGCAGTTCGTTAGTGTTGTATTGATGATCAGTAATAGTCGATTAACTAATAaatgaccctcaaccgatcaAACAATCGATTAATCAGGTAAACATTAAAACTTATTGTGATTTCAACAATTTTCCAGTAAAAACACAAATTACAGTGTGAATGCCTCCATACATTTCTCCATTACAAtaattttcaccattttatatagtaaaaaacTTGCACGAAAAACACTGCTTACGATGAAGACAAAAGTAGCCATAAATAGGCAATTATCGTATGGGTCATCCAATTTGACCCAATGACTAATTGTCAATTTTAGCtgattacacatcactatattTCGTTAAGTTCCTCAAAACACAGGACTAAGAACTGAATCTATAAATGAAATGATAACATTTGCAATTCTAGTGTCAATAGTCTAAACCACATATAATGGATTGGAATTAAAAGTCTAATTTGATTGATAAAGGTGGATAATAATTCCAGTTGATAAATTTACCTGGCCAATATGGTTCCACGTTCACCTTGGCGGCCTTGAGAATGGTTGCAAGTTTGTCAtcctgaaaaaaagaaatcataGTCAAGTcctactcccataacatgagagtcgacttgTCAGTCGGTTTTTAATCGGATGTTATTTTGCCGACTGTCGACTCATTTCCGAAGGGCAGGGGTGTAAAAATCCACTAGCCCGACGCCCGGGGCTACCAAATTTTCAGCTTGGGCTAGTGGAAATTTTAGTCATACTAGCCCGGGGCTAGTGActtttttcaaagatatttcaaaaCGAAAAACATCAAAATCAAGTCATAATAACACTTCAAAACATTGCAATTCTATGTAATATTCGTATCTAACTTTAAATCTTAATCTGGAGTCATGTTGTCTAATTTATTGACGACTGTAGACAGGTACAGTAGGCCTCCCGATCACCACAGTGAATAGTGATGCATAGCATTTCAtgtgaaagtgacgtaatttgCAATACAAGTTctagaaaaataatatacaaaccatCAAATAAGTCATCTCAGCTATCAGATCAGTAAATTTTAATAGTTACAAAAATGATGTTAAAGAACTGGAATCTATTCCTCAAAAAGTCGGCAGCAAAGCCATGCCTGCAGCAggcagccatatttgttatggtTATTCTAATATCCGGGTCAAAGGTCAGGAATCCAGAATCCGGattcagaattaaaaaaatatcttaaaattgtGTTCTAAAAATAACACAGATTAAAGATTttcttaatgtttatttgaattaaaaaaaagagtagatgcaaataataaaaaaaaacactcaattaaaaatatttgaatttcaatattataaattttttcattttttttagcTGGGCTAGTAGATATTTAGGCCGGGCTAGTGAAATTTTGGTGTCTTCTAGACCTGGGCTAGtggtttgaaataaatttttacacCCCTGAAGGGTTAattctttgatgcagcttcaGGCCTCAAAGTTGAGAGAAATTTACTCGCATATGCGAGTAAATATTCCCAAAGGCGAgttaaaattaacaatgtatCGCCAAACGGCGAGTAAAAAATTCCTTAATATTTCCggatttattttatgtgttcGGTTCTTTTAATAGTTACACATATCTAATCTGTGTAAGAAAAGCGCTTAAAAGCATAATCACTGCCTGCTGTAAAGCGTCTTGATGACCCTACCTCATGTATCGGTAGCAATATGGCGGCAAAAAGGCCGGGGCAAATCCCCCTGACTTGTTTTGGctttaaaaagtcaaaacaaaCAGAGAACAATGGCAGTTTTGACTCTGGATTCATGTGAaaaaagggactgaagccaataCATCAACAGGAAGCAAACGCTTCGACATGGCTGAACGAATGTTGT from Argopecten irradians isolate NY chromosome 15, Ai_NY, whole genome shotgun sequence encodes:
- the LOC138308512 gene encoding large ribosomal subunit protein P1-like, with product MASDDELACIYAALILADDNVTITDDKLATILKAAKVNVEPYWPGLFAKALDGVNVRDLITNIGNSAGSGGPAAGGAASAPAAEEKKEEKKEEKKVESEESDDDMGFGLFD